A genomic stretch from Telopea speciosissima isolate NSW1024214 ecotype Mountain lineage chromosome 7, Tspe_v1, whole genome shotgun sequence includes:
- the LOC122666931 gene encoding 50S ribosomal protein L33-like yields the protein MGKAKGGSIFIRLVSAAGTGFFYVKRKNPRKMTEKLEFRKYDPRVNRHVLFTEQKMK from the coding sequence ATGGGTAAGGCAAAAGGTGGTTCAATATTTATTAGGCTTGTCTCTGCTGCTGGGACAGGATTTTTCTATGTGAAGCGGAAGAACCCTCGGAAGATGACAGAAAAGCTTGAGTTCCGTAAGTATGATCCCCGAGTGAACCGACATGTTCTCTTTACAGAACAAAAGATGAAGTGA